A genome region from Portunus trituberculatus isolate SZX2019 chromosome 18, ASM1759143v1, whole genome shotgun sequence includes the following:
- the LOC123505344 gene encoding NECAP-like protein CG9132, whose protein sequence is MDDYESVLLVKPEVFVYRIPPRSSNRGYRAADWNLGAPDWTGRMRLVNKKDECIIKLEDKVSGELFAKCPIDKYPGVAIEAVTDSSRYFVLRIQDEGGRSAFIGVGFGDRSDSFDLNVALQDHFKWVKKEEEAEKEKEEGKPNLDLGFKDGQTIKINMKITKKEGQEGTNRPKPKSGAGGLLPPPPGGVKLAPPPAPAAASKIGSASNVDILGDLSNASASSDNQSAAAGGGESWGDFASAPPKPMPASNPPSGGSGSGWVTF, encoded by the exons ATGGACGACTACGAGAGTGTCTTGTTGGTGAAGCCTGAGGTGTTTGTGTATAGAATACCTCCTCGCTCCAGCAACAGAGGATACAG GGCAGCAGACTGGAACTTGGGAGCTCCTGACTGGACTGGCCGAATGCGCTTGGTGAACAAGAAAGATGAATGCATTATCAAGCTTGAAGACAAAGTATCAGGAGAACTCTTTGCCAAGTGCCCAATAGATAAGTACCCTGGTGTGGCCATCGAAGCTGTAACAGACTCGTCACGTTACTTTGTTCTTAGGATACAAGATGAGGGAG GAAGATCAGCATTTATTGGTGTTGGATTTGGTGATCGGTCAGATAGCTTTGACCTAAATGTTGCTCTACAAGATCATTTCAAGtgggtaaaaaaagaagaggaagctgagaaagaaaaggaagaaggaaaacctAATCTTGACCTTGGATTCAAAGATGGGCAGACTATCAAGATTAATATGAAAATCACT aaaaaggaaggacaagaaggtACAAATCGACCCAAGCCTAAGTCAGGGGCTGGGggactccttcctcctccaccaggtgGAGTGAAACTAGCACCTCCTCCTGccccagcagcagcatcaaagATTGGTTCAGCGAGCAATGTGGACATTCTTGGAGATCTGTCTAATGCATCTGCCAGCTCCGATAATCAGTCAGCTGCTGCAGGAGGTGGGGAATCTTGGGGGGACTTTGCGAGTGCCCCTCCCAAACCAATGCCAGCTAG TAACCCACCAAGTGGAGGTTCAGGCAGTGGTTGGGTGACCTTCTAA